The genomic window CGGAAAGGACGCTGGCGATTTTTTCAAGATTATTTTCATGTTTTGCGTACGCTGTTTTGATGGTCTTGCGTCCCTTTTCGGTTAAATGCACGTAAAAGCTGCGCCCATCGGAAGGATCCTTAACTCGCCTTACCAGCTCCCTGGCTTCCATTCGATCAACCGCGGCCGTCATCGAACCGCTGGTCAACAGCACCTTTTGCCCAATTTTATTGATAGGAAGGGGGCCTTTGTGCAGCAGAGCCTCCATGATCGTGAAATCCGACAGGACAAGGCCTGTACGGGCAATGCTTGCCCTGTCAACATTTTCAACGGCCCTGGCGGCCTTCCATAATACCAAGCGTATATGAGGTCCTGTTGCCATGATGGTACGTTAATTCCAAAAACCTTGATGTCAAGATAAATTAAATATTTTTAGTTTGAATCGACTTTTTCCACATGGCATATTAAAACCTAAGGCAATTTGCGGCTTCTTAAATTTGAAATTCTTTCTAAAATAGAACTATTTTAAGTTTCGGGGTTTGCAGCGGTCCAGGCCTTGTCCAGCTCCTCCATGTCAATCTCCCGATCCTTATTCATCAATTCCGTAAGA from Desulfobacterales bacterium includes these protein-coding regions:
- a CDS encoding MarR family transcriptional regulator; translation: MATGPHIRLVLWKAARAVENVDRASIARTGLVLSDFTIMEALLHKGPLPINKIGQKVLLTSGSMTAAVDRMEARELVRRVKDPSDGRSFYVHLTEKGRKTIKTAYAKHENNLEKIASVLSDTERTELVRLLKKIGLNAESMDPEKV